The following DNA comes from Candidatus Angelobacter sp..
ATCAATTGTTGAACCTGCTGCGCGAAAACGCGGCGCTGACACCTGCCCAGCTTTCCAAAATGCTCAACCTCTCGGAAGCCGAGGTGGCTGCGAAAATAAAAACCTACGAAAAGGACCAGGTCATCCTTGGCTACCGCACGATCGTAAATGAGGAAAAGCTGGGGGTGGATCGGGTGCGGGCGGTCATCGAAGTGAAAATCACCCCCGAACGCGGCGGCGGCTTTGACCGTCTGGCCGAGCGTATTGCCAAGTATGCCGAGGTTCGATCCTGTTACCTGATGTCCGGCGGATACGATTTGCTGGTCATCGCGGAAGGCAACAGCCTGCGCGAAGTGGCGTCG
Coding sequences within:
- a CDS encoding Lrp/AsnC family transcriptional regulator, with protein sequence MDQLLNLLRENAALTPAQLSKMLNLSEAEVAAKIKTYEKDQVILGYRTIVNEEKLGVDRVRAVIEVKITPERGGGFDRLAERIAKYAEVRSCYLMSGGYDLLVIAEGNSLREVASFVSEKLATIQGVLSTSTHFMLKPYKEQGMLMAREQNEERLAVTP